Proteins from one Kiloniellales bacterium genomic window:
- a CDS encoding branched-chain amino acid aminotransferase gives MSMLPFDDRDGQIWLDGALVPWREAKIPVLNHGLHYASCVFEGERSYNGRVFKMTEHHERLHKSARVMGFEIPYSVAEINAATNEVLRVNGIVDGYVRPVAWRGSEMMAVSAQNTTIHMAIAAWEWPAYFSTEARLKGIRMSIAKWRRPSPDSAPTDSKAAGLYMICTLSKHEAEGRGYADALMLDYRGRIAEATGANIFLVQDGVLHTPTPDCFLDGITRRTVMALARERGYEIVERAIMPDELARTQEVFITGTAVEVTPVAEIDGFTFTPGEITRDLMTAYDELVRQPENAAAASAA, from the coding sequence ATGTCAATGCTTCCGTTCGACGACCGTGATGGCCAGATCTGGCTGGATGGCGCTCTCGTGCCGTGGCGCGAGGCCAAGATTCCCGTTCTGAACCACGGCCTGCACTATGCGAGCTGCGTCTTCGAGGGCGAGCGGTCCTACAACGGCCGGGTCTTCAAGATGACCGAGCACCACGAGCGGCTGCACAAGTCGGCGCGGGTCATGGGCTTCGAGATCCCCTACAGCGTGGCGGAGATCAACGCGGCGACCAACGAGGTGCTCCGGGTCAACGGCATCGTCGACGGCTACGTCCGTCCGGTCGCCTGGCGCGGCAGCGAGATGATGGCGGTCTCGGCCCAGAACACCACGATCCACATGGCGATCGCCGCCTGGGAGTGGCCGGCCTACTTCTCGACCGAGGCCCGGCTCAAGGGCATCCGCATGTCGATCGCCAAGTGGCGCCGGCCCTCGCCGGACTCCGCCCCGACCGACTCCAAGGCCGCCGGGCTCTACATGATCTGCACGCTCTCCAAGCACGAGGCCGAGGGCCGGGGCTACGCCGACGCCCTGATGCTGGACTACCGCGGCCGGATCGCCGAGGCGACGGGCGCCAACATCTTCCTGGTGCAGGACGGGGTGCTCCACACCCCTACGCCGGACTGCTTCCTCGATGGTATCACCCGCCGGACGGTCATGGCGCTGGCGCGCGAGCGCGGCTACGAGATCGTCGAGCGGGCGATCATGCCGGACGAGCTGGCCCGGACCCAGGAGGTCTTCATCACGGGCACTGCGGTCGAGGTCACCCCGGTCGCCGAGATCGACGGCTTCACCTTCACCCCTGGCGAGATCACCCGCGATCTGATGACCGCCTACGACGAGCTGGTGCGCCAGCCCGAGAACGCGGCGGCGGCCAGCGCGGCCTAA
- a CDS encoding MarR family transcriptional regulator has translation MADIKSGANPLFLREEELRQGMELLFFAYRDFTAEPDQILARFNFGRAHHRAIYFVGRHPSIAVSELLAILGITKQSLSRVLGQLVREGFIMQRTDRQDRRRRLLELTEKGRDLERQLSENQRRRMARAYRAAGAESVEGFRRVLRNLIDEKDRSRFKADDERERRA, from the coding sequence ATGGCTGACATAAAAAGCGGCGCCAACCCTCTTTTTCTGCGCGAGGAGGAACTGCGCCAGGGCATGGAGCTCCTGTTCTTCGCCTACCGCGACTTCACGGCGGAACCGGACCAGATCCTGGCGCGCTTCAACTTCGGGCGGGCCCACCACCGGGCGATCTACTTCGTCGGCCGCCACCCCTCGATCGCGGTGAGCGAGCTCCTCGCCATTCTCGGGATCACCAAGCAGAGCCTGTCCCGCGTGCTCGGCCAACTGGTCCGCGAAGGCTTCATCATGCAGCGGACCGACCGGCAGGACCGGCGCCGCCGCCTGCTCGAGCTGACCGAGAAGGGCCGGGACCTGGAGCGGCAGCTGAGCGAGAACCAGCGGCGTCGCATGGCCCGCGCCTACCGGGCGGCCGGGGCGGAGTCCGTCGAGGGCTTCCGCCGGGTGCTGCGCAACCTGATCGACGAGAAGGACCGCAGCCGCTTCAAGGCCGACGACGAGCGCGAACGCCGCGCATGA
- a CDS encoding tRNA-binding protein — translation MASGQAEITFQDFLKVEVRVGTVVRAEPFPEARQPAIKLWVNFGPEIGVRKTSAQITRYYSPETVVGRQVAAVVNFPPKQIGKFMSEILVLGFPDGDGEVVMIGPDRKVPDGGRLY, via the coding sequence ATGGCATCGGGGCAGGCCGAGATCACTTTCCAGGATTTCCTCAAGGTCGAGGTGCGGGTCGGCACCGTGGTCCGCGCGGAGCCTTTCCCCGAGGCGCGACAGCCGGCGATCAAGCTCTGGGTGAATTTCGGGCCGGAGATCGGCGTCAGAAAGACCTCGGCCCAGATCACCCGGTACTACAGCCCGGAAACGGTGGTCGGACGCCAAGTGGCGGCGGTGGTGAACTTCCCGCCGAAGCAGATCGGCAAGTTCATGTCGGAGATCCTCGTCCTCGGCTTTCCCGACGGGGACGGCGAGGTCGTGATGATCGGTCCCGACCGGAAGGTTCCCGACGGCGGGCGGCTGTACTGA
- the mobB gene encoding molybdopterin-guanine dinucleotide biosynthesis protein B — MRVFGVAGWSGSGKTTLVTKLIPALVARGVSVSTMKHAHHGFDVDYPGKDSYEHRAAGATEVLVTSGQRWALMHELRGGAEPEIAELAARMSPVDLLLVEGYKRHEHEKLEVHRTALGKPLLCRSDPRIVAVASDGPLSEVTVPRLDLNDVEAIAGFILQHCGLAKDLAARA; from the coding sequence ATGAGAGTTTTCGGAGTGGCCGGCTGGAGCGGCAGCGGCAAGACCACCCTGGTGACCAAGTTGATCCCGGCGCTGGTGGCGCGCGGCGTGAGCGTATCGACCATGAAGCACGCCCACCACGGCTTCGACGTCGACTATCCGGGCAAGGACTCCTACGAGCATCGGGCCGCCGGCGCCACCGAGGTCCTGGTGACCTCGGGCCAGCGCTGGGCCCTTATGCACGAGCTGCGCGGCGGCGCCGAGCCGGAGATCGCCGAGCTGGCGGCCCGCATGTCGCCGGTCGACCTCCTCCTGGTCGAGGGCTACAAGCGGCACGAGCACGAGAAGCTCGAGGTCCACCGGACGGCGCTCGGCAAACCGCTGCTGTGCCGAAGCGATCCGAGAATCGTGGCCGTGGCCAGCGACGGCCCCCTCTCAGAGGTCACGGTCCCGCGCCTCGACCTGAACGATGTCGAGGCGATCGCCGGCTTCATCCTCCAGCACTGCGGCCTGGCGAAGGACCTGGCGGCCCGGGCCTAG
- a CDS encoding HAMP domain-containing sensor histidine kinase: MNRDDKRNQAALPAKHGERDSGVALLWNAKHRRAPRAAGTPAVNPASGERYRERLAELAANGRSLASVASARRQLAETVELATTILDESAAADVARSECLAHMSHELRTPLSAIIGFAEIIADSLKKPEPSADKALEYTRDIKNAGQHLLGLVNDMLDIAKVEAGKHELVEDTLDTEELLQSCVAMVRERAAAASIALDMTVPESCATITADGRKLKQVLVNLLSNAVKFTPDRGKVVLAVEPAGPDGTAITIRDTGIGMSSEELERVLEPFTQFRRDLRADQPGTGLGLPLAKALTELHGGSLTIESAIGEGTAVRITLPHARRDLGADEAPVSGARPEVA, encoded by the coding sequence ATGAATAGGGATGACAAAAGGAACCAAGCGGCTCTCCCGGCCAAGCATGGCGAGCGGGATTCGGGGGTCGCCCTCCTCTGGAATGCGAAGCACCGGCGTGCTCCGCGGGCGGCCGGCACCCCGGCCGTTAACCCTGCCAGCGGCGAGCGCTACCGGGAACGCCTCGCCGAGCTGGCCGCAAACGGCCGGAGCCTCGCGAGCGTCGCCTCGGCCCGGCGACAGCTGGCGGAGACGGTCGAGCTGGCGACCACGATCCTGGACGAGTCCGCCGCCGCCGACGTAGCGCGCTCGGAATGCCTGGCGCACATGAGCCACGAACTGCGCACACCGCTCAGCGCCATCATCGGCTTCGCGGAGATCATCGCCGACAGCCTGAAAAAACCAGAACCCTCGGCCGACAAGGCGCTGGAATACACCAGGGACATCAAGAACGCCGGACAGCACCTGCTCGGCCTGGTCAACGACATGCTCGACATCGCCAAGGTCGAGGCCGGCAAGCACGAGCTCGTCGAGGATACCCTGGACACGGAAGAGCTTCTCCAGTCCTGCGTGGCCATGGTCCGCGAGCGGGCCGCGGCGGCGTCGATCGCCCTGGACATGACGGTCCCGGAGAGCTGCGCCACGATCACGGCCGACGGACGCAAGCTCAAGCAGGTGCTGGTCAACCTGCTGAGCAATGCCGTCAAATTCACGCCGGATCGGGGCAAGGTCGTCCTGGCCGTGGAACCGGCCGGCCCCGACGGCACGGCGATCACGATTCGCGACACGGGGATCGGCATGAGCAGCGAGGAGCTCGAGCGGGTTCTCGAGCCCTTCACCCAATTCCGCCGCGACTTGAGGGCCGACCAGCCCGGGACCGGGCTCGGCCTGCCGCTGGCCAAGGCCTTGACCGAGCTGCACGGCGGCAGCCTGACGATCGAGAGCGCGATCGGAGAGGGAACGGCGGTGCGCATCACCCTGCCCCACGCGCGCCGGGACCTCGGCGCGGACGAAGCCCCGGTCTCGGGCGCGCGTCCAGAGGTCGCCTGA
- a CDS encoding molybdenum cofactor biosynthesis protein MoaE — translation MIRVQREAFDLGEELSALSKGNHRIGGLASFVGLVRDMAGDKAVSAMTLEHYPGMTEKMLARIEAEAQARWPLEASLVIHRYGRLEPGDPIVLVACASAHREAALEACHFLIDWLKTEAPFWKQEEGPGGGQWVEARASDDAARNKWRKGRTKAAE, via the coding sequence GTGATCCGGGTGCAGCGCGAAGCCTTCGACCTGGGCGAGGAACTCTCGGCCCTCAGCAAGGGCAACCACCGGATCGGCGGGCTCGCGTCCTTCGTCGGGCTGGTGCGCGACATGGCCGGCGACAAGGCGGTCAGCGCCATGACCCTGGAGCACTATCCCGGCATGACCGAGAAGATGCTGGCGCGGATCGAGGCCGAGGCGCAGGCGCGCTGGCCGCTCGAGGCCAGCCTGGTCATCCACCGCTACGGCCGCCTGGAGCCGGGCGACCCCATCGTCCTGGTCGCCTGCGCCAGCGCCCACCGCGAGGCGGCGCTGGAGGCCTGCCACTTCCTGATCGACTGGCTGAAGACCGAGGCTCCCTTCTGGAAACAGGAGGAAGGCCCCGGGGGCGGGCAGTGGGTCGAAGCGCGCGCCAGCGACGACGCGGCCCGGAACAAGTGGCGGAAGGGGCGGACGAAGGCGGCGGAGTAG
- the moaD gene encoding molybdopterin converting factor subunit 1 yields MKVLYFAWLRTKTGMAEEEVAPPDEVATVGDLLAWLKDRGPGHAEALADLEVVRVAVNQEYAQPDHPVKPGDEVALFPPVTGG; encoded by the coding sequence ATGAAAGTGCTCTATTTCGCCTGGCTGAGAACCAAGACCGGGATGGCCGAGGAAGAGGTCGCGCCGCCGGACGAGGTGGCGACGGTCGGCGATCTCCTGGCCTGGCTCAAGGACCGCGGGCCCGGCCACGCCGAGGCCCTGGCCGACCTCGAGGTGGTGCGGGTGGCGGTCAACCAGGAGTACGCCCAGCCGGACCATCCGGTGAAGCCGGGCGACGAGGTCGCCCTCTTCCCGCCCGTAACGGGAGGCTAG
- a CDS encoding dihydroneopterin aldolase — MATGQKIVLRDLVVDSKVGVTSQERARSQRICVNLELELAPSRPARDRIDDVVSYSHFCRQVRAACTEDETTALLETLAGRIADACLEDPQIVTVRVRLEKLDRYPDMAGVGVEMSFARGPA, encoded by the coding sequence GTGGCGACGGGGCAGAAAATCGTGCTGCGCGACCTGGTCGTCGACTCCAAGGTCGGCGTGACCAGCCAGGAGCGCGCCCGCTCTCAGAGGATCTGCGTCAACCTCGAGCTGGAGCTCGCGCCGTCGCGGCCCGCCCGCGACCGAATCGACGACGTCGTCAGCTACAGCCACTTCTGCCGACAGGTTCGGGCGGCCTGCACCGAGGACGAGACCACCGCGCTGCTCGAGACGCTGGCCGGGCGGATCGCCGACGCCTGCCTGGAGGACCCACAGATTGTGACAGTTCGGGTAAGGCTCGAGAAGCTGGACCGCTACCCCGACATGGCGGGAGTCGGCGTCGAGATGAGCTTCGCCCGCGGACCGGCCTGA
- a CDS encoding ATP-binding protein: MLSLLKRLVPRSLLGRSLLIIILPLILTQVIATWVFYNRHFDNITQRLSDGVAGDIAAVIRIMGPQPTPGSRTSALRLAKVSFFLDVTFHDEAKLPEGHEQFKPDNIVESKLSKALHSRMPYAFIIDTAWRDKQIRVDVQLPDGVLEVFIPRNRLFSSTTYIFIVWMVGSAIVLFGLATIFMRYQVRPLRRLAMVADAYGKGRDAGHVKVEGASEVRLVAKALTRMRTRINRQVRQRTEMLAGVSHDLRTPLTRMKLHLALLGKNNEVDHLQADVAEMERMVDGYLAFARGEGAEQPERTDLSRLLHDLVDQMDDAESEVSLQVKEPIVMPLRPEAMRRCLANLIGNAKRNARMVSVRTKLRKNKVEIMIDDDGPGIPEARRRDVFRPFFRLDESRNPDAGGAGLGLTIARDVVRSHGGDVVLEDAPQGGLRARIWLPV; this comes from the coding sequence ATGCTCTCGTTGCTCAAGCGCCTGGTGCCGAGATCGTTGTTGGGCCGGTCGCTGCTGATCATCATCCTGCCGCTGATCCTGACCCAGGTGATCGCGACCTGGGTCTTCTATAACCGGCACTTCGACAACATTACCCAGCGCCTCTCCGACGGCGTCGCAGGCGACATTGCGGCGGTGATCCGCATCATGGGGCCCCAGCCGACGCCCGGCAGCCGGACCAGCGCACTGCGCCTGGCCAAGGTCAGCTTCTTTCTCGACGTCACCTTCCACGACGAAGCCAAGCTGCCGGAGGGCCACGAGCAGTTCAAGCCGGACAACATCGTCGAGAGCAAGCTATCCAAGGCTCTGCACAGCCGTATGCCCTACGCCTTCATCATCGACACCGCCTGGCGAGACAAGCAGATCCGCGTCGACGTCCAGCTGCCCGACGGCGTCCTGGAGGTCTTCATTCCACGCAACCGCCTGTTCAGCTCGACCACCTACATCTTCATCGTCTGGATGGTGGGCAGCGCGATCGTGCTGTTCGGCCTGGCTACGATCTTCATGCGCTACCAGGTGCGTCCCCTGCGGCGCCTGGCGATGGTGGCCGACGCCTACGGCAAGGGCCGGGATGCCGGCCATGTCAAGGTCGAAGGCGCCAGCGAGGTGCGGCTGGTGGCCAAAGCGCTGACCCGAATGCGCACCCGGATCAACCGGCAGGTCAGGCAGCGCACGGAGATGCTGGCCGGGGTCAGCCATGATCTGCGCACGCCCTTGACCCGCATGAAGCTGCACCTCGCTCTGCTCGGCAAGAACAACGAGGTCGACCACCTGCAGGCCGACGTCGCCGAGATGGAGCGGATGGTCGACGGCTACCTCGCCTTCGCCAGGGGCGAGGGCGCCGAGCAGCCCGAGCGTACCGACCTCTCGCGCCTGCTCCACGACCTGGTGGACCAGATGGATGACGCTGAGAGCGAAGTCAGTCTGCAGGTCAAGGAACCCATCGTGATGCCTTTGCGGCCGGAGGCCATGCGGCGGTGTCTCGCCAACCTCATCGGCAACGCCAAACGCAATGCCCGTATGGTTTCGGTTCGGACGAAGCTTCGGAAGAACAAGGTCGAGATCATGATCGACGACGACGGTCCCGGGATCCCTGAGGCCCGGCGCCGGGACGTGTTTCGGCCCTTCTTCCGGCTGGACGAATCGCGCAACCCCGACGCCGGCGGTGCGGGGCTGGGCCTGACCATCGCCCGCGACGTGGTCCGTAGTCACGGCGGCGACGTGGTCCTGGAGGATGCGCCCCAGGGCGGCCTGCGCGCCCGGATCTGGTTGCCGGTCTGA
- the pgsA gene encoding CDP-diacylglycerol--glycerol-3-phosphate 3-phosphatidyltransferase, which produces MLTSLPNLLTLLRIGLIPLVIGMFYLDGAVYRWIACALFTLAGITDYLDGYLARERNEVSPLGRFLDPIADKLLVAAVILMLVARDVITDVVVLPALVILCREILVSGLREYLAEIRVPLPVSKLAKWKTVLQMVALGFLIVGEAGPAAIPVQTIGEAGLWLAAALTLVTGYDYLQRGLKHMLLE; this is translated from the coding sequence ATGCTCACCTCCCTGCCCAACCTCCTGACTCTCCTGCGCATCGGGCTGATTCCCCTGGTGATCGGGATGTTCTACCTCGACGGCGCGGTCTATCGCTGGATCGCCTGCGCGCTCTTCACGCTGGCCGGCATCACCGACTACCTGGACGGCTACCTCGCCCGGGAGCGCAACGAGGTCTCCCCGCTCGGGCGCTTCCTCGACCCGATCGCCGACAAGCTGCTGGTCGCGGCGGTCATCCTGATGCTGGTCGCGCGCGACGTGATCACCGATGTGGTCGTGCTCCCGGCGCTTGTGATCCTCTGCCGGGAGATCCTGGTTTCGGGGCTGCGCGAGTACCTGGCCGAAATCCGCGTGCCCCTGCCGGTCAGCAAACTGGCCAAGTGGAAGACCGTCCTCCAGATGGTGGCGCTCGGCTTCCTGATCGTCGGCGAGGCCGGCCCGGCGGCGATCCCGGTGCAGACCATCGGCGAGGCTGGCCTGTGGCTCGCCGCTGCGCTGACCCTGGTGACCGGCTACGACTACCTGCAGCGCGGCCTCAAGCACATGCTCCTGGAGTAG
- a CDS encoding molybdopterin molybdotransferase MoeA, whose product MAQLTDDCFAHGGKLMTTAEALALLDARLTSVTGTERLPLTDALGCILAESVVAPGDVPPHDNSAVDGYAVVFEDLDPEAETRLPVSGRVAAGHPLGRPARRGEAIRIFTGAPMPEGADTVMMQEDCRTEGDTVVIRPGIKRGANRRRRGEDITAGTEILQRGLRLRPQDLGQAAAAGRRDLRVSKPLRVALFSTGDELCEPGTDLAPGCIYDSNRFTVAGLLKALGCRIDDLGILADRPEVIEPALARAAAEHDLIVTSGGVSVGEEDHVKQAVEKLGQLHLWRLAIKPGRPIALGQVGSVPFVGLPGNPAAVVVTFLNFVRPMILRLMGASDLAPHLFRVTAAFDYKKKKDRREWVRARLERDDAGGWRAVKFPRDGAGILSSLVESDGLVELPEGMTELTAGTLVDFLPFSEVA is encoded by the coding sequence ATGGCTCAATTGACCGACGACTGCTTCGCCCATGGCGGCAAGCTGATGACCACGGCGGAGGCGCTGGCGCTCCTGGACGCGCGCCTCACCAGCGTGACCGGGACCGAGCGGCTGCCCCTCACCGACGCCCTGGGCTGCATCCTGGCCGAATCCGTGGTCGCGCCGGGCGATGTCCCGCCGCACGACAACTCGGCGGTCGACGGTTACGCGGTGGTCTTCGAGGACCTCGACCCCGAAGCGGAGACCCGCCTGCCGGTCTCGGGCCGGGTTGCGGCCGGCCACCCCCTGGGCCGGCCGGCCCGGCGCGGCGAAGCGATCCGGATCTTCACCGGCGCCCCCATGCCCGAGGGCGCCGATACCGTGATGATGCAGGAGGACTGCCGGACCGAGGGAGACACCGTGGTGATCCGGCCGGGCATCAAGCGCGGCGCGAACCGGCGCCGGCGCGGCGAGGACATTACAGCCGGCACCGAGATCCTGCAGCGCGGCCTGCGCCTCAGGCCCCAGGACCTGGGCCAAGCGGCCGCTGCCGGGCGCCGGGACCTTCGGGTCTCCAAGCCCCTGAGGGTCGCCCTCTTCTCGACCGGCGACGAACTGTGTGAACCGGGCACGGACCTGGCACCCGGCTGCATCTACGATTCCAACCGCTTCACCGTGGCCGGGCTGCTGAAGGCCCTGGGCTGCCGGATCGACGACCTGGGCATCCTGGCCGACCGCCCCGAGGTGATCGAGCCGGCCCTGGCCCGCGCGGCGGCCGAGCACGATCTCATCGTCACCTCGGGCGGCGTCTCGGTCGGCGAGGAGGACCACGTCAAGCAGGCGGTCGAGAAGCTCGGCCAGCTCCATCTCTGGCGCCTGGCGATAAAGCCGGGGCGGCCGATCGCGCTCGGCCAGGTCGGCTCCGTGCCCTTCGTCGGCCTGCCCGGCAATCCAGCCGCCGTGGTTGTCACCTTCCTCAATTTCGTGCGCCCCATGATCCTGCGCCTGATGGGCGCCAGCGACCTCGCCCCCCACCTCTTCCGGGTCACGGCCGCCTTCGACTACAAAAAGAAGAAGGATCGGCGCGAGTGGGTCCGCGCCCGCCTGGAGCGGGACGACGCCGGTGGCTGGCGGGCGGTCAAGTTCCCGCGCGACGGGGCCGGCATCCTGTCTTCCCTGGTCGAGTCCGACGGCCTCGTGGAGCTGCCGGAGGGCATGACCGAGCTCACCGCCGGCACCCTGGTCGACTTTCTGCCGTTCAGCGAGGTGGCCTGA
- the uvrC gene encoding excinuclease ABC subunit UvrC codes for MAKTRGHRRVNDPSEGGKRAAVIPDLAETLPEGAEATAEDAEQAEEASGPGASLARGLACLESQLKTLPTSPGVYRMLNRRGDALYVGKAQNLKKRVASYTQISKLPRRLQRMVAETVRLEVVTTHSEIEALLLESNMIKRLMPRYNVLLRDDKSFPYILITKGQACPRLTKHRGAHSQDGDYFGPFASAGAVNRTITALEKAFLLRSCSDAVFSARTRPCLMYQIKRCSAPCVGRISDRDYGVLVDQARDFLTGRRQDIQQDLSEAMEAASERLDFEAAAVYRDRLRALAHIQSRQDINLEGIDDADVIAAHQEAGQTCVQVFFFRAGRNYGNRSYFPSHDKNLGAVAVLSAFVAQFYDGKPVPKLVLLSHEIEEQALVTEALCERAARKVTLTRPRRGDKRKLVEGALSNAREALARRLSESGTQRRLLEELAERLGLEAAPERIEVYDNSHIQGSNAYGAMIVAGVEGFEKAAYRKFKIKGAAKPAARGPDRGDAVRQLDTEGFSAGDDYAMMSEVLQRRFSRALKEDPEREGAQWPDLVLIDGGRGQLRVAQQVLAELGLEDIAVAAIAKGPDRDAGRERIFQPGREPLLLPPRDPVLYFLQRLRDEAHRFVIGAHRQGRGKDRLRSALDEVPGIGAKRKKSLLHHFGSAQGVRRAGLADLEAVEGISKAVARRIYEHFHGAA; via the coding sequence ATGGCGAAAACACGCGGGCATCGGCGCGTCAACGACCCCTCCGAGGGCGGCAAGCGCGCGGCGGTGATCCCCGACCTGGCGGAGACACTGCCCGAGGGCGCGGAGGCGACGGCCGAGGACGCCGAGCAGGCCGAGGAGGCCTCTGGGCCGGGTGCCTCCCTGGCCCGCGGTCTGGCCTGCCTCGAGAGCCAGCTGAAGACGCTGCCGACCTCGCCGGGCGTCTACCGCATGCTCAACCGACGCGGCGACGCGCTCTACGTCGGCAAGGCGCAGAACCTAAAGAAGCGCGTCGCCAGCTACACCCAGATCTCCAAGCTGCCGCGGCGTCTCCAACGGATGGTCGCCGAGACGGTGCGGCTGGAAGTGGTCACGACACACAGCGAGATCGAGGCGCTGTTGCTGGAGAGCAACATGATCAAGCGCCTCATGCCGCGCTACAACGTGCTGCTGCGCGACGACAAGTCCTTTCCCTATATTCTGATCACCAAGGGCCAGGCCTGCCCCCGGCTGACCAAGCACCGCGGCGCGCACAGCCAGGACGGCGACTACTTCGGTCCCTTCGCGTCGGCCGGCGCGGTAAACCGGACGATCACCGCCCTGGAGAAGGCCTTCCTGCTGCGATCCTGCTCGGATGCGGTCTTCTCCGCCCGGACGCGGCCCTGCCTGATGTACCAGATCAAGCGCTGCTCGGCGCCCTGCGTCGGCCGGATCTCGGACCGGGACTACGGCGTTCTGGTCGACCAGGCCCGCGACTTCCTGACCGGGCGCCGACAGGACATCCAGCAGGATCTGAGCGAAGCCATGGAGGCGGCGTCGGAGCGTCTCGACTTCGAGGCCGCGGCGGTCTACCGGGACCGCCTGCGCGCACTCGCCCACATCCAGTCCCGCCAGGACATCAATCTCGAGGGCATCGACGACGCCGACGTGATCGCCGCCCATCAGGAAGCGGGCCAGACCTGCGTCCAGGTCTTCTTCTTCCGGGCCGGACGCAACTACGGCAACCGTTCATACTTCCCGTCGCACGACAAGAACCTGGGCGCAGTCGCCGTGCTCTCGGCCTTCGTCGCACAGTTCTACGACGGCAAGCCGGTCCCCAAGCTGGTGCTTCTGAGCCACGAGATCGAGGAGCAGGCGCTGGTCACCGAGGCGCTCTGCGAGCGGGCCGCGCGCAAGGTGACCCTGACCCGGCCGCGGCGGGGCGACAAGCGCAAGCTGGTCGAGGGCGCCCTCAGCAACGCGCGCGAGGCCCTGGCCCGGCGCCTCTCGGAGAGCGGCACCCAACGCCGCCTGCTGGAGGAGCTCGCGGAGCGGCTCGGGCTCGAGGCGGCGCCGGAGCGGATCGAGGTCTACGACAACAGCCACATACAGGGCAGCAACGCCTACGGCGCGATGATCGTCGCCGGCGTCGAGGGTTTCGAGAAGGCGGCCTATCGAAAGTTCAAGATCAAGGGTGCGGCGAAACCCGCAGCGCGCGGGCCAGACCGGGGTGATGCGGTCCGGCAGCTCGACACCGAGGGTTTCAGCGCGGGCGACGACTACGCGATGATGAGCGAGGTGCTGCAACGGCGCTTCTCCCGCGCCCTGAAAGAGGATCCTGAACGGGAAGGCGCCCAGTGGCCGGATCTGGTGCTGATCGACGGCGGCCGCGGGCAGCTCCGCGTCGCCCAGCAGGTGCTGGCGGAGCTCGGCCTGGAAGACATCGCGGTCGCCGCGATCGCCAAGGGCCCGGACCGCGACGCCGGACGGGAGAGGATCTTCCAGCCGGGCCGGGAGCCGCTGCTGCTGCCGCCGCGCGACCCTGTGCTCTATTTCCTGCAGCGGCTGCGCGACGAGGCGCACCGCTTCGTGATCGGCGCCCACCGCCAGGGCCGGGGCAAGGATCGGCTGCGCTCCGCCCTCGACGAGGTTCCCGGCATCGGCGCCAAACGCAAGAAGTCCCTGCTGCACCATTTCGGCTCCGCCCAGGGCGTACGCCGCGCCGGGCTGGCCGACCTGGAGGCGGTCGAGGGCATCAGCAAGGCCGTGGCCCGCAGGATCTACGAGCATTTCCATGGCGCCGCCTGA
- a CDS encoding response regulator has product MTADKPHILVVDDDTRLRDLLRRYLGEQGYRVTVAKDAAHARAQLEAFDFDLIVLDIMLPGETGLELTSSLREKSAVPVLLLSAMGEAGDRINGLAVGADDYLPKPFEPRELALRVQAILRRAQPSSGPAGSEVAFGGFRFNLKRSELRHGDEFVQLTAAEASLLVALARQPGVPVSREDLTAQNPEIGSARTIDVQMTRLRRKIENNPRFPRYLQTVRGTGYVLTPD; this is encoded by the coding sequence ATGACAGCAGACAAGCCCCATATCCTTGTTGTCGACGACGACACCCGGCTGCGCGACCTGCTGCGCCGCTACCTCGGCGAACAGGGCTACCGCGTTACAGTGGCCAAAGACGCCGCCCACGCCCGCGCGCAGCTCGAGGCCTTCGACTTCGACCTGATCGTGCTGGACATCATGCTGCCGGGCGAGACCGGGCTCGAGCTGACCTCCTCCCTGCGCGAGAAGAGCGCGGTGCCGGTCCTGCTGCTGAGCGCCATGGGCGAGGCCGGCGACCGGATCAACGGCCTGGCGGTCGGCGCCGACGACTACCTGCCGAAGCCCTTCGAGCCGCGCGAGCTGGCGCTGCGGGTCCAGGCGATCCTGCGGCGCGCCCAACCGTCCTCCGGCCCGGCCGGCAGCGAGGTCGCCTTCGGCGGCTTCCGCTTCAATCTGAAGCGCTCGGAACTGCGCCACGGCGACGAGTTCGTGCAGCTTACCGCGGCCGAGGCCTCGCTCCTCGTCGCCCTGGCCCGGCAGCCGGGCGTGCCGGTCTCGCGCGAGGACCTGACGGCGCAGAATCCCGAGATCGGCAGCGCGCGGACCATCGACGTCCAGATGACCCGCCTGCGCCGCAAGATCGAGAACAACCCGCGCTTCCCGCGGTACTTGCAAACCGTCAGGGGCACCGGGTATGTCCTGACGCCTGATTAG